A region of bacterium DNA encodes the following proteins:
- the rpoD gene encoding RNA polymerase sigma factor RpoD — translation MVDPNVLRFHPENLHDVPPRFQELIEKGDRDGFVSAKEILNLIPNPESRLKDADYLFLLLQERGIEMIAGEPKRILDRFMEDEKREEEEALSSIRINDISDYIDDSVRLYLREIGKVSLLTPVSEKALAKRVAWGDEVAKRKLARANLRLVVSIAKKYIGRGLGFLDLIQEGNIGLMRAVEKFDWKRGYKFSTYATWWIRQAITRAIADQARTIRIPVHMVETINKIHKAQRMLVQELGREPLPEEIGAEIGLPAEKVEQILKMTQDTVSLEAPVGEDEDSILGDFIEDKQAATPEDAASQQFLRQQIRDILKYLTPREQKILRMRFGLEDGETHTLEEVGKEFGVTRERVRQIEAKALEKLREMKVHRRLKEYLH, via the coding sequence ATGGTTGATCCCAATGTTTTACGTTTTCATCCAGAGAATCTTCATGATGTCCCCCCGCGCTTTCAGGAATTGATTGAGAAAGGGGATAGGGACGGTTTTGTTTCTGCTAAAGAGATTTTAAACCTTATCCCTAATCCTGAATCTCGGCTTAAAGATGCTGACTATCTTTTTCTTTTATTGCAAGAAAGGGGAATTGAAATGATAGCCGGAGAACCAAAGCGAATTTTGGACAGATTTATGGAAGATGAAAAACGGGAGGAAGAGGAAGCTCTTTCTTCAATACGCATTAATGATATCTCTGATTATATTGATGACTCTGTTAGGCTTTATCTGCGGGAAATAGGTAAGGTTTCTCTTTTGACGCCTGTGTCTGAAAAAGCTTTAGCCAAAAGAGTGGCTTGGGGAGATGAGGTAGCCAAAAGAAAATTAGCGCGAGCGAATTTGCGTTTAGTTGTTTCTATTGCCAAAAAATATATTGGCAGAGGTTTGGGTTTTTTGGATTTAATTCAAGAGGGCAATATTGGTTTAATGCGCGCGGTCGAGAAATTTGATTGGAAAAGAGGTTATAAGTTTTCTACCTATGCTACTTGGTGGATTAGACAAGCAATTACCAGAGCCATTGCTGATCAGGCGCGTACTATTAGAATTCCTGTACATATGGTGGAAACAATCAACAAAATCCATAAAGCCCAAAGGATGTTGGTTCAGGAATTAGGTAGGGAGCCCCTGCCTGAAGAGATTGGAGCTGAGATCGGTTTGCCTGCAGAAAAAGTTGAACAGATTTTAAAAATGACCCAAGATACAGTTTCTTTAGAGGCTCCTGTGGGTGAAGATGAAGACTCAATTTTAGGAGATTTTATTGAAGACAAGCAAGCTGCTACTCCTGAGGATGCTGCCTCCCAGCAGTTTTTACGCCAACAGATCAGAGATATTCTTAAATATCTGACTCCGCGGGAACAAAAAATTTTAAGGATGCGTTTTGGCCTTGAGGACGGGGAGACTCATACTCTTGAAGAAGTAGGAAAAGAGTTTGGGGTAACCCGTGAAAGAGTGCGCCAGATTGAAGCCAAAGCCTTGGAAAAGCTAAGAGAGATGAAGGTTCATCGTCGTCTAAAAGAATACTTGCACTAA
- a CDS encoding PD-(D/E)XK nuclease family protein: MPQQNLFFQKPKSPFKLSRSKIELFVECPRCFYLDVKLGIRRPSWPAFTLNSAVDHLLKKEFDIHRAKNSTHPLLKNYGLEAVPFQHQELENWRNFRQGIQYHDPETNFLVYGAIDDIWISKKEELIVVDYKATSINGEVTLDGEWKEGYKRQLEIYQWLFRNNGFKVSDTAYFVYVNAKRDRKAFDGKLEFDVKLLPYKGSTSWIEPTLKEIKKILQSDKLPKPKTTCEYCQYRQKAGEIERY, translated from the coding sequence ATGCCGCAGCAAAATCTTTTCTTTCAAAAACCAAAAAGCCCCTTCAAACTCAGTCGGTCAAAAATTGAGTTGTTTGTGGAGTGTCCAAGATGTTTCTACCTAGATGTAAAACTAGGCATCAGACGACCCTCGTGGCCGGCTTTCACTCTTAACAGCGCTGTTGATCATTTGCTTAAAAAAGAGTTTGATATTCATCGCGCTAAAAACTCCACTCACCCCCTACTCAAAAACTACGGCTTAGAGGCAGTACCATTTCAGCATCAAGAATTGGAAAACTGGCGTAATTTCAGGCAAGGTATTCAGTACCATGATCCTGAAACTAATTTTTTGGTTTATGGAGCTATTGACGACATTTGGATCAGCAAAAAAGAAGAGCTGATTGTGGTTGATTATAAAGCTACGAGTATTAACGGGGAGGTAACCTTAGACGGAGAATGGAAAGAAGGATACAAAAGACAGCTGGAAATCTATCAATGGCTTTTTAGAAACAATGGCTTTAAGGTTTCAGACACTGCCTACTTTGTCTATGTTAATGCCAAGCGTGACCGCAAAGCTTTTGACGGCAAACTGGAGTTTGATGTTAAGCTTCTGCCTTATAAAGGCTCAACCTCTTGGATAGAGCCAACACTAAAAGAAATCAAAAAAATACTGCAAAGCGATAAACTCCCTAAGCCAAAAACAACTTGCGAATACTGCCAATACCGCCAAAAAGCAGGAGAAATAGAAAGATACTGA